A genomic region of Serratia fonticola contains the following coding sequences:
- the thrP gene encoding bifunctional threonine/serine APC transporter ThrP yields the protein MASREKPQGLHRGLEARHIELIALGGTIGVGLFMGSASTLKWAGPSVLLAYIIAGLFVFFIMRSMGEMLFLEPVAGSFAVYAHKYMNPYFGYLTAWGYWFMWIAVGISEITAIGVYVQFWFPEIPQWLPALIAVAMVALANLAAVRLYGELEFWFAMIKVTTIIVMILVGLGVIFFGFGNGGQPTGFANLTAHGGFFAGGWKGFLFALCIVVASYQGVELVGITAGEARNPQVTLKRAINNILWRILIFYVGAIFVIVTIFPWNGIGTAGSPFVLTFAKIGIVAAAGIINFVVLTAALSGCNSGMYSGGRMLYALAKNRQLPAALTRLSASGVPVNCIAITIACLLVGSALNYIIPNPQQVFVYVYSASVLPGMVPWFVVLISQLYFRRVHKEAMKTHAFKSVMFPYVNYLTIAFLVCVLVGMGINPDTRISLLVGGIFLAAVSLCYFIFGMHKTHHQPEKRVESQR from the coding sequence ATGGCAAGTAGAGAAAAACCACAAGGACTACACCGGGGGCTGGAAGCCCGGCATATCGAGTTGATTGCATTAGGTGGGACCATTGGCGTCGGCCTGTTTATGGGCTCGGCCAGTACGTTGAAATGGGCGGGGCCATCGGTGCTGCTGGCCTATATTATTGCTGGCCTGTTTGTGTTCTTCATCATGCGCTCAATGGGCGAGATGTTATTCCTGGAGCCGGTGGCGGGCTCCTTCGCCGTGTACGCACACAAATATATGAACCCCTATTTCGGTTATCTCACCGCCTGGGGCTATTGGTTTATGTGGATCGCCGTCGGGATATCGGAAATTACGGCAATCGGGGTTTACGTGCAGTTCTGGTTCCCAGAGATCCCCCAATGGCTCCCCGCGCTGATTGCGGTTGCCATGGTCGCATTGGCTAACCTGGCCGCAGTGCGCCTGTATGGCGAGCTGGAGTTCTGGTTTGCCATGATTAAAGTGACTACTATCATCGTGATGATTCTGGTTGGCCTGGGCGTGATCTTCTTTGGTTTCGGTAACGGCGGGCAGCCGACAGGGTTTGCCAACCTGACGGCCCACGGAGGCTTCTTTGCCGGTGGCTGGAAAGGTTTCCTGTTTGCCCTGTGTATTGTGGTGGCGTCTTACCAGGGGGTTGAACTGGTTGGTATTACCGCCGGGGAAGCCAGAAATCCGCAGGTGACGCTCAAGCGGGCGATTAATAACATCTTGTGGCGCATCCTGATTTTCTATGTGGGGGCCATTTTTGTGATCGTCACTATCTTCCCGTGGAACGGGATCGGTACTGCTGGCAGCCCGTTTGTCCTGACCTTTGCAAAAATCGGCATCGTGGCTGCCGCCGGGATTATCAATTTCGTGGTGTTGACCGCTGCGCTCTCGGGATGCAACAGTGGCATGTACAGCGGTGGCCGTATGCTTTATGCCCTGGCCAAAAACCGCCAACTGCCTGCAGCATTAACCAGGCTCTCCGCCAGCGGGGTGCCGGTAAACTGCATTGCCATCACCATCGCCTGCCTGCTGGTGGGATCCGCGCTTAATTACATTATCCCCAATCCACAGCAGGTCTTTGTCTATGTTTACAGCGCCAGCGTGTTGCCGGGTATGGTGCCGTGGTTTGTGGTACTGATAAGCCAGCTTTATTTCCGCCGTGTCCACAAAGAGGCGATGAAAACGCACGCCTTCAAATCGGTGATGTTCCCTTATGTCAACTACCTGACCATCGCTTTCCTGGTGTGTGTGCTGGTTGGCATGGGGATTAATCCCGATACGCGGATTTCATTGTTGGTGGGGGGTATTTTCTTGGCGGCAGTCAGCCTGTGCTATTTCATTTTCGGGATGCATAAAACACATCATCAGCCTGAAAAGCGGGTGGAAAGTCAGCGATAA
- the wecG gene encoding lipopolysaccharide N-acetylmannosaminouronosyltransferase — translation MEANISVPKYELRGFSLWGFRDMAQCMDFLFDAGRVKQGTLVAMNAEKILNAETDPALHALLDEAEYKYADGISMVRSIRRKYPGAQVSRVAGADLWEAMMQRAGQEGTPVFLVGGKPAVLAETEQKLRSQWNVNLVGSQDGYFKPEQREALFERIRASGAAIVTVAMGSPKQEILMRDCRKVHPQALYMGVGGTYDVFTGHVKRAPKVWQNLGLEWLYRLLSQPSRIRRQLRLLKFVGYYYTGKM, via the coding sequence ATGGAAGCAAACATTTCGGTTCCCAAGTATGAGCTGCGTGGTTTCAGCCTGTGGGGCTTTCGTGATATGGCGCAGTGTATGGATTTTCTGTTTGACGCAGGCCGGGTCAAACAAGGCACGCTGGTGGCGATGAATGCCGAGAAAATCCTCAATGCGGAAACCGATCCGGCATTGCATGCCCTGCTGGATGAAGCTGAATACAAGTACGCAGACGGCATCAGCATGGTGCGTTCGATCCGCCGCAAATATCCAGGGGCGCAGGTCTCCCGCGTGGCTGGTGCTGACTTGTGGGAAGCCATGATGCAACGTGCCGGGCAGGAAGGTACGCCGGTCTTTCTGGTGGGCGGCAAACCCGCGGTGCTGGCAGAAACCGAACAGAAGTTACGTAGCCAATGGAACGTGAACCTGGTGGGTAGCCAGGACGGTTATTTCAAGCCGGAACAGCGCGAAGCGTTGTTTGAACGTATCCGGGCCAGCGGTGCCGCGATTGTCACCGTCGCCATGGGGTCGCCGAAGCAGGAGATCCTGATGCGTGATTGCCGCAAGGTGCATCCGCAGGCGTTGTATATGGGGGTAGGAGGCACCTATGACGTGTTTACCGGCCATGTGAAGCGAGCGCCCAAGGTGTGGCAGAATCTGGGCCTGGAGTGGCTGTATCGCCTGTTGAGCCAACCAAGCCGTATTCGCCGTCAGCTCCGGCTGCTGAAATTTGTCGGTTATTATTACACAGGTAAAATGTAA
- the wzyE gene encoding ECA oligosaccharide polymerase — protein sequence MTLAQFGGLFVVYLIGALFVLTLTYQEFRRVRFNFNVFFSLLYLLTFYFGFPLTCLLVFQFDVAVVPVEFLLYAILSATCFYAIYYVSYKTRLRKRSNQPHKPVFSMNRVETNLTWGLLALVAIGTVGIFFMQNGFLLFKLNSYSQIFSSDVSGVALKRFFYFFIPAMLVVYFLKQDVRAWFFFLAATVAFGILTYVIVGGTRANIIIAFSLFLFIGIVRGWISLWMLVAAGVFGIVGMFWLALKRYSLDVSGPEAFYTFLYLTRDTFSPWENLALLLQNYDKIDFQGLAPIVRDFYVFIPAWLWPGRPDLVLNTANYFTWEVLDNHSGLAISPTLIGSLVVMGGALFIPLGAIVVGLIIKWFDWLYELGKNEQNRYKAAILQGFCFGAVFNIIVLAREGVDSFVSRVVFFCIIFGACLVLAKLLYWLFDAAGLIKARIMRKRAPAPATRTLLQR from the coding sequence ATGACGTTGGCGCAGTTTGGCGGGTTATTTGTCGTCTACCTTATTGGCGCGCTGTTTGTCCTCACCCTGACCTACCAGGAGTTTCGGCGCGTCCGCTTTAACTTCAACGTCTTTTTCTCGCTGCTCTATCTGCTGACGTTCTATTTTGGTTTTCCGCTGACCTGTCTGTTGGTTTTCCAGTTTGATGTGGCCGTGGTGCCCGTTGAATTCCTGCTGTACGCCATTCTTTCTGCCACCTGCTTCTATGCGATTTACTACGTCAGTTACAAGACGCGGTTGCGTAAGCGCAGCAATCAGCCGCATAAGCCGGTTTTTAGCATGAACCGGGTGGAAACCAACCTGACCTGGGGGCTGCTGGCGCTGGTGGCGATAGGCACCGTTGGTATTTTCTTTATGCAAAACGGTTTCCTGTTGTTCAAGCTGAACTCCTATAGTCAGATTTTCTCCAGCGATGTGTCGGGGGTGGCACTCAAACGCTTCTTCTATTTCTTCATTCCGGCGATGCTGGTGGTGTATTTCCTTAAACAGGATGTGCGTGCCTGGTTCTTCTTCCTGGCTGCAACGGTGGCGTTCGGCATTCTGACCTACGTGATCGTGGGCGGTACTCGGGCTAACATCATCATCGCTTTTTCGCTGTTCCTGTTTATCGGTATTGTGCGCGGCTGGATTTCGCTGTGGATGCTGGTGGCTGCCGGAGTGTTCGGCATTGTCGGTATGTTCTGGCTGGCGTTGAAGCGCTACAGCCTGGATGTGAGCGGTCCGGAAGCGTTCTACACTTTCCTGTATCTGACGCGGGATACCTTCTCACCGTGGGAAAACCTGGCGTTATTGCTGCAGAATTACGACAAGATCGATTTCCAGGGATTAGCCCCGATCGTGCGTGATTTTTACGTATTTATCCCGGCCTGGCTGTGGCCAGGGCGACCGGATTTGGTGCTGAATACGGCGAACTATTTCACCTGGGAAGTGCTGGATAACCACTCGGGGTTGGCGATTTCCCCTACGTTGATTGGCTCGCTGGTGGTGATGGGCGGCGCGTTGTTTATCCCGCTGGGTGCCATCGTGGTAGGGCTTATCATCAAGTGGTTTGACTGGCTGTATGAACTGGGTAAAAACGAGCAGAACCGCTATAAGGCGGCAATCTTGCAAGGGTTCTGCTTTGGTGCGGTGTTCAATATCATCGTGTTGGCGCGTGAGGGTGTGGATTCATTTGTTTCGCGCGTGGTGTTCTTCTGCATCATTTTTGGTGCCTGTCTGGTATTGGCAAAATTACTGTACTGGCTGTTCGACGCTGCCGGATTAATTAAGGCACGGATCATGCGCAAGCGTGCACCGGCACCAGCTACCCGCACCCTTTTGCAAAGGTAA